The window CCAATTATACCTGCAGCTAACCGAATGACGTTAAATGTTCCTATTAAATTAACCtgcaaaaaaaacatatgaCGGTTAATACCTTTCTCCTTCTTTGTTGTTGAAACATCTTATTGGCATTTTCATCTCAATAACATTCCGGTGTTAAAATATGGGTATAACCTCGCCAACCAAAAGTGGGTGCAATGTTGCATATCTGCccaccccttcggagataaaggcatGACGTGTGTTGTCTTTTTCCATTTTCGGCGGTAGGTCATTGCCTATCATTATAGCTTTAGTAGACCCACATATCAGTACGgccattttaatataagtatagcgTAACAAGAGGAGCGTGAATAAGCGTGCCTAATACCATTACTGGGTACAATTCCATACATCGGGTAAATATTtggcagaaaaacccaatataacatAACCCGAACCGGGGAATAAAATCTAAATGGCAGTCGTGCCACGTACGCTATAAATAATACGCAATCAAACCAGTCACTAAGAATGttgaatacataattattattatcaggtatagaaattattatcatcattaatTCTCTAATACTAGTCCCATAGTTGTTTGGTGTAAGTACATGAAAACATCAAAGTTTTTATGTCAATCGCTTATATTCTTGGagatcttatatttattaaaaattgcatatgcatgctcaaatatttttcaacattaAACACCCATATAAGAATGCTTGCTTGTAGCCAGAGTGGTTATGTTTACTAGTTGTCCTTACTACCCTATTTAAATAATGCAGTTCAGCCTAGTCAATATTGAATGTTTTATGAATCTAATATTTTTGTCCATATATTTTACCTCAATAGTtttctgaaataattttaagtcaaaTGGTTGAtcttttttgaaattatatattctGGCAGCTGTTGCAATTCCAGCACAATTCACAGTCACATCAAGGCGGCCAAATTTATCAATGCTTGTCTGCAATGCATTGGCTACATCTTTTTCTGATGTTACCTGAAATTCGAAAAGTCATAATCCAAGAAATGCAAACGAAATTCGTAATGATGTCCTCCACTACTAGCTCAAAAATAGgaagaataataaattcttattttaaggGTTTTACTATAATCGAAAAatgaatcaatattattaaaaaaaaaatctgttccaGTTCACAGCTGATTTAGattgaatacatatttaaagaataatttattattattaatgtaaaattgaacaaacattacataaatttaatttgaatcagAAATATTAGAACAGAATTGTAGCTTCTAAACACAGCAGGCTAAATGACACCCACAAAATATATGCATAGTACATGACACAGGAAAATGCAAATTCATTATTTAGTGTTCTAATTATCTACTGACCAcattcaatatatatatataaattgaaatcatCATTAGGGAGACATATAACGCATGTGTGTATAAGGCATTTCCAAAAATCATTaggaaacaataattttaattataatcatgttGTCTTATCAACCTCTGATAAATTAGTTTGATAGtaacatttattgttataaaacttgataagacaacaaaatttttttacattaacatgCTCAgcttatcttattattattaaatacttataaatacataaaatttaaaggtCAATATTGAATCGATTTACATCAATAGGAACAAATGTGGCATCTTTTCCAAGAGCTTTTGCAGTTTCTTGACCAGTGCTTGACGGCAAATCACAAATGACCACTCTTCCACcttgttttaataattgctCAGCTGTAGCTCTACCCAGCCCTGAGGCACCTCCTGTTACCAATGCTACCAGTCCCTGTAAccatttaattattgatttatatatctatacaaatatattataaagctgaagagttgtGTTTCTTTGAACatactaatctcaggaactattagttacaaaaaaacatgtgttggatagtccattCATCGAGGAtggctatgaccaataggattGGAGCAGCaatgaaaaattttgcaaaacaGGGAATTTATGTCTGGAGACTTTCTATTGCCTGTGCTGCATAAATGTGTAAAGCTATGAACTAAGGCTAATTATtgtataacaccataacagttgttTAAAACTATAATGGAGTTATACAtaggatataatattataaaaattggtaTTCAATTTTTAAGAGTACAAAATCACATgaccatttttaattaaatataatattttaataaaacaacttcTCCATGTTCTACTGACAGCATATTGTAAATACTGTGtacagtatataaaatatttttagctgtGTAATAATGGGTTAAATACTgggtgttattttgtttttatatggaTTGTCCATGTCATGGTCTGATTCCCTCAATGAggttattgataataattatattagaagcATGACCATACAACACAGATTACATATACCCAACATTTTTGTCGGTTACCCAAAACCTAATTTAATTCATAACAAGAAAAAGCAATATGTTGTTGAGCAAACTGCCATGCATATGTACGAgggcgatttaaaatttattactggCAGTTGACTCTTGACCCCCTTTCTTTAACTGCTCGCCTACATACTGGGGGATTGCTTGTATTCTGCGGTATTATGTATTATCCTATTTCagctttatgaaataaaaaaattgcctagGTATttgaacgttttttttatacagcaatatattaagtaagtacttactttgAACATgtcttcaattaaaataaactcagTATTTATACGAGGCTGGCTCAACCAATTAGTTTACTTTGTGTTTGAACTTCAAACTTCAAATGATTATGAGTGTGAATTAATTTCTCAAAGAAATAGGAAACTGTTATCAGTTTATCACAGTGTTGTCAACCTTAtctgcaaagagaattataaataacatataaaaacttATGTGATTATTCCCAGAGCAAAACTACAATGTTGCAAAACTTTAGAAAACTGTAAATATACATGAATGATAATACCAATACTGTTACtgttattgttctgagacaATTGCATATACAATGATGAAAGAATTTGATGTTTGTCAAAAATGACGAAGGTATTTAACTTCGAATTTGTCGAACAaaagtttacatttttattacatttctgaataaacttatataatgctttataaacaaaaatactttataaaatcttgtaaaaaaTTAATTGCCACGCTTTACGATCGCAGCGTGTCGTCAAAGATTACGGCACGCATCGGAAAGCGCAATAATTGGTAGTGCGGTTgtaccaaagagaattataatggGTTGTACGCTGAATTACgcttgaatattattattagtctgaaaggaaattataatatacaatatgcaAAATGATTGGCCTTAGACTGTCGACTATATTTTCTACAGATTGTATATATTGTAGCTAAATTGGCAACACAGTTAAATTAGTGATTGACAAATTTAGGACGACGTTATCGATTGTACAATTAATTCGAAtagttacattaattaaaaagctaAGTAGATAATTATCTATTGCCGAAACTGTCAAAAATTTAGTTTACCATTATCGTTTATCGTATTATTCGTTTAAAGCAATTGTCTCAAAATTACGAAATTCGAGGACTGTTTTCCGTGAAACAGTATCATTTTTTTATCGCGTAAACTAGACGAGCTAAGCGGGGCCGCAACGCATAAATACAAaccagttttatataaaatggagAATATCAgtagtttattgaaattattgatattatattttatgtctattatattattgtttcacttaagtatagcaaataattaaaagttagaaagttatgataattttagttttcggtTTTCGTCACGTTGCTACGTGCCCCTGAGCAGCCCGCTCTTACCGTACGTATTGCTATCGGAGGTTTAACCAAACCAACTTTTCTTCCTAAAGTTGTATGTGACTCGGCGTTACAATAGTGCTATGAGCATAATAATTGGTAGAGATGATTTTTTAAACAGGACAATCTAATATGACATGCCTAAACTGATAGACAGCATGGTTGTCCactatttttaagtattatatgGCGGATTTTACGTTCCACCGCGCCGGCCCAATATATGAACGCTAGCATTTGGTGCAAAAGTTTTGGTGCAGTGAACCAGAATGTAATTGGCATGATTGTTGGAAATCTAAAATTTCCACGGAcaggatataaataataaaaaaagaaatgtaaaagcaaaaaacaaataaaatggaaatgcattaaaattgtattaaacagcGTGAAGGACTGAAGACATTAATAgaggaccggcctatgcttgattttgtacattattctatatgtaatggtaaATAATACGAAACAGAAGCACTCCTgcaaaaactgcataacaattggttaaaaaatgagcgagtaattcatatttaaaatattgtaatgtacagaagtgggcgcgatgtggggatatcgcttcatctcttttttcgcacgcgtcgtaattcctgatgacgtcacatgtggatatttcgtctcttctctgtttcttgttaattacccatTCCACCGAAAtttaaagacttataacttgttgatttttttccggattttaataattccttctgtgttataatttatattatgtaaatatttgataatagtaaagaacaaaaatgagtccggtaccctattattagtaaaaaaaacaattttaatatttttgtcataaatatcacaatttattctattagattttaaaattgaaatgagcttttaattatcattatataccaatataatacttatttgaaataataaaatatacatatcgATAACAATCGATTGTACAGTTTGTTTGTTCAATGCCCAAAGTGGCAACTCTAGTACATCATAGTTTGTCATTTGAGTAACGACGAAGAGCAGTGAACATCGAGGAGAGGTCGTGGAGGATTTTACCACCTTAGCCACCATCGCCGTTCGCCAATTACACCATGGCTGATACCGAAAAGGCGCCGCAGCCGCAGCCCCCGCAGCAGCAGCAACAAgaacaacaacaacaaacaaCTCAACCGCAGCAAGTAAAAACGGCTAAACAAAAGCAAGTCATTGGTGAGTGCCGCTACGCCATCTTAGATTTGTGTTCCGGCTTGAGTTCACAAAAGCACATGTTCATAAAATTGagaatatgttaatattttgggtttatttaatatttgtttgattaaatattcaatatttgggGGATATCATATTTCTAGATAAAATTAGTTTGCATCACGGAGCTGGAACGTTATTGGAAGTTGAATTATTGATCGTTTGTTGACCCCGCCAGCGCGTACTGCGCAAGCCTCGGCCCTCTGCGTCCTCGGGCATACGAGCGCGAGGCGAAAAATCAATACAAGCAGTGACGCGTTGCGCATTTATAGATAATCGACTAACGCCCaataaatattgctttttcTGCCATTTAGTGTGTTCTTTTAATGTTGATGGTGTATAAACATAAGTAATTGTTCATTGTGTGGAATATCTTCTATACGAATTAGTGACTAGTATATATTTCAACttgaaagtataaaaaaatatctgctcaatgttatttggtaaaataaataaacttgattattatttcataagtaTTTTTGAGAATACTATGCTAATGCAATTTCTAATTCTAAAATTAACGCTGgccatattgatttttatatataatgatttccataatatttttatcatgttcAGTTACAATATCACAGTGGAGGTCAATGACATCCGTCTAAACCAAATTCAttgtataaaatctatttatccataatgcatataaatatgaaatgaagCATAGCGATCTGTTACGATAACTGAAGCTTGTGAGTTCATGGCTTTGCGAATATTTTGTATAGTTGTGAAAGatttggtcataatatgacCAATAATGTTTCATATAGAATGTTATGATGGTGGAAATGGATTCTTGTAATTATCCTATGTAACATCATCACAATAATAGGGGTACTTGATTATAGGtatgaatatttaatcaaacaatgaatacaatacattaaataattaatgagaAATATGGTTCAGTTTATTGTTTTTGACACAAGTACAACAGTGCcatacacaataataatataagtgttGGGTTTGCTTTATCAACAATACTTAAGAaatgcttttaaataatttgctttttttattataatatattatataaaatgttgactGTCAATATAATTTCTCTTCCAGCTGAGAAGGTCTCTGGGACCGTCAAATGGTTTAATGTCAAGAGCGGATATGGTTTCATCAACAGGTATTAACTAGTAACTTACTATTTTCTATATTTCCTATTTCTAGAATTTTCAGTAAGACcagaatacatttataattttgagtttatatttttacttcacTTTTTCTATGTACTTCCcgatttgttaatttatagcAACCATTTATAGCTGCAAATTCCAACCACTAGTTGTATAAAACAGTAGCAGcttgtctatatttatttgtaaggtcataataatacattatgcTGTTAGTGATATAAATACCGTTCCATACTtactatcatcatcatttctATAAAGCttagatatgaaataaaaaatctgacaTGGTGTGTGTTCAAAGACACTAATTAAGCAGTGATTTTTATTTGCCTCAagtaaaactgattttaatatttatttaaataatatattggttGTATTTGGCAGGAATGATACAAAGGAGGATGTTTTCGTACATCAAACTGCAATTACCAAGAACAATCCACGCAAGGCTGTGCGCTCGGTTGGCGACGGAGAGGCGGTGGAATTTGCCGTGGTCGCCGGGGAGAAAGGCTATGAAGCGGCCGGAGTCACTGGTCCCGGCGGTGAGCCGGTAAAGGGCTCACCATACGCAGCTGACAAACGCCGCGGCTTCCATCGTCAGTGAGTGTTTGAATGAACtctcttttattattttgtgtattttttgttctacAATTCTGATGTTTGCTGATTTGTTTTAGATACTACCCCCGTCCAAGTGGCGGACGTGGCGGTGAAGGCGCTCCACGCAGAGGTGGGTTGGGACGTCGTGGACCCTCAGCCAATCAAGGGGGTGCACAAGGAGACGAGGGTCAGGAGGGCGGTGCTGCACCACCACAACGCAGCTACATCCGTCGTAATTTCCGTGGGGGCCGTCGTGGGGGTGGTCCAGGCCCCATGAACCGTGGTGGCTACCGTCGCATGCGCCCGCGTTACCAGCAAGGGCAACCTCAGGGCGGCCAGCAGAACCCGCCGGTTCAGCGCCAGAATGGACAGGAAGGAGAGGCCCCAGCCCCTACATCCACTACTCCGCAACCGCAACCAGCTAAGCCGAAGAGCAACATCAAACCCGCTGGCACCACCATTGAGACCACCACCAATGAGAGCCAGGCCTAAATATCCAGCGGTTAATAGTGTGGCACATCCCTATATGTAGTGCATGTTATTTCTAGCCGTGCCACACATCTATCACATCTTTATGTCTTGTCTGTACACCTGATGAGTGTAATGTATTGCTGTTGCTCATGTCAACTGTAACATCTttgcatttctttttttttatcttgaattGGCGGGGAAGTTGCAAATGGAACTGCATAAGTATCATGGATCAAAgatgtgatattttatatttattaatatattgcatactatgtatttattgatattttggttatataccattagattgtgtattttaaactttttaaccAATGTGTCTATAGACACAAGCTAAAATTTT of the Manduca sexta isolate Smith_Timp_Sample1 chromosome 27, JHU_Msex_v1.0, whole genome shotgun sequence genome contains:
- the LOC115442906 gene encoding Y-box factor homolog, whose amino-acid sequence is MADTEKAPQPQPPQQQQQEQQQQTTQPQQVKTAKQKQVIAEKVSGTVKWFNVKSGYGFINRNDTKEDVFVHQTAITKNNPRKAVRSVGDGEAVEFAVVAGEKGYEAAGVTGPGGEPVKGSPYAADKRRGFHRQYYPRPSGGRGGEGAPRRGGLGRRGPSANQGGAQGDEGQEGGAAPPQRSYIRRNFRGGRRGGGPGPMNRGGYRRMRPRYQQGQPQGGQQNPPVQRQNGQEGEAPAPTSTTPQPQPAKPKSNIKPAGTTIETTTNESQA
- the LOC115442905 gene encoding 3-hydroxyacyl-CoA dehydrogenase type-2, with product MFKGLVALVTGGASGLGRATAEQLLKQGGRVVICDLPSSTGQETAKALGKDATFVPIDVTSEKDVANALQTSIDKFGRLDVTVNCAGIATAARIYNFKKDQPFDLKLFQKTIEVNLIGTFNVIRLAAGIIGKNAPDADGQRGVIINTASVAAFDGQIGQAAYSASKAGVVGMTLPVARDLAKQGIRVVTIAPGLFRTPMMEQLPEPAIKSLEATVPFPSRLGYPHEFALLVQSIVQNPMLNGETIRLDGSLRMQP